AGACCCGAAGTGTTTCCGTGTACTTTGGTAATGGTTGTTGCCTCTTTCTCAGTTTCTCTATGCGAAGGGCCTCAGTTTGCGCCACGGCAAACTACAGCAAGCAGAAAAAATAAGTCCATTGACACACCTGTCCTTATTATTGCGCCACTGATCTGACAGAAGGTGAGCAGGGATTGTCTATGTCTGTATGTGACCCACAGAGCACAAAAAAAGCCGCCCGAAGGCAGCTTTCTGGCAGTCACACTGGGCCAACATTTGGCGGAGAGGGTGGGATTCGAACCCACGGTACGGCAGAACCGTACAACGGTTTTCGAGACCGACCCATTCAACCACTCTGGCACCTCCCCCCGCATGGGGCAGACCCAGTGCAAATGCGTCAGCGAGTATAGCAAGTCGCACAGCTGTTGGCAAAAGGAAGTGACATGCTGGGTCAGGTCACCGCCGATAAATCAAAAATCCCCACCCACAGGTGAGGACTTCGTGGTGGGTTGTGTAGGGCTCGAACCTACGACCCGCTGATTAAAAGTCAGCTGCTCTGCCAACTGAGCTAACAACCCGCGCATGTCTTTGCGGCCAGGCGCCTGAAACAGCGAAAACAAAGATAACATGAGATGCCTGAAGGTATGTGATTCAGAGTACAAGTTACGGCCTGTGGCCTGCGGCTCAGCTGCCACGCAGCGACAGAGCAGCCTCCGCTTCAGCGGCTTCGTTCCAGGGAATAGTTTCGGTATCCCGCTCCAGGGTGTCCTCTGGCCCTTTGCCGGCCAGCAGCACAGTATCGCCGGGCTTGGCACGGCTGATGGCCGCCCGGATGGCCTCCCGGCGGTCCCCGATGGACTGGAAGTTGCCCTGTCCTGCTTCGCGGGCACCGCGTTCCATTTCACGCAGAATATCCTCCAGGGGGGTTTCGCGGTAGTCCTCTTCGGTGAAGATGGCCTGGTCGGCGCAGCGGGTCGCGACTTCGCCCAAAGGTGCTCGCTTGAGCGGATCGCGGTTGCCACCTGCCGAGCCGATGACCACCCACAGCTGACCTTCAGTGGTGGTGCGTAGGGTGTCCAGGGCTTTTTCCAGCGCAGGCGGCGTGTGCGCAAAGTCCACGATCACACGGGGTTGGGTCGGTCCAGCGGGCACCAACTGCATCCGCCCCGGCACACCGCCAAAGGACGCCAGGCCAGCCTGGAGTTGCTCCACTGTGACGCCCAGATGCGCGGCAGCCGCCATTGCGCCCAGTGCATTGGCCACATTGAATCCGCCGATCATGGGCAGGTCTACTTTGAACTGGCCGAGGGGCGAAGTCACCCTAAAGCCCAGGCCGCGCCCAGTCTGCTGCACTGCACTGGCCTGCCAGTCAGCGGGCTGACCTTCGGCAGAGTAGGTGACTTCCTGAGGAGCCACGCCGCGTAAGTGCTGGGTCCAGGGATCGTCGGCGTTCAGGACGGCAAAAGGTGCCGCTTCGATCAGACGGCGCTTTTCGGCGAAGTAACCCTCTACGCTGCCGTGAAAGTCCAGGTGTTCACGGGTGAGTTGCGTCCAGATGGCCGCGTCCCAGGCCACACCGCGTACCCGGTGCAGGGCCAGGGCGTGGCTGCTGGCTTCTAGAACCGCCGCCTGGGCGCCTTGCTGCAGCATTTCACGCAGAATGTCTTGGACCTGCGGTGCCTCGGGAGTGGTCAAGTGCGCGGGGAACTGCTGCAACTCGCCGCCCGGCAGTTCGTAGCCTGCCGTGCTCAGGAGGCCAGTGGGGAAGCCTGCCGCCCGCAGCAGATGCCGGGTGAGCCAGGCCGTGGTGGTCTTGCCGTCGGTACCGGTGACGCCGACCACTTTCAGTTCCTGACTGGGATGGGCGTGCAGGGCAGTGGCCAGATCCGCCAGAGCGGCGCGGGCATCTGACACTTGCAGATACGGCAGGGGGGAAGGGAGGCTGCCCGTCGGCCAGCCCTCGCCCACTATCGCCACTGCGCCGCGCTCAGCTGCTTGGGCTGCAAAGCTGTGCCCGTCTGCCCGTGCGCCCCGGATCGCCACAAAGATGCTGCCCGGTTGCACCCAGGCGGCATTATGGGTCACGGCGGCGACTTCTGGGTTGCGTTCAGGGGCAGGCAGGTTCAGGGCGGCGGCCAGATCGGCAAGCTTCATGGCAGGCAGTTTAGAACAGTTGCCGTTGTGTCAGCTTGACCGTGGGTGGGTATGGATTGCTGGAAAACCAGAACACAGCCCACCTCACGCTGCTTGGAGACGAGGCGGGCTGCGTTCTGGCTATCCGGGGATTATTCTTCGTCTTCGTCGAAGTCGCTGTCTTCGTCCATACCCTCAAAGTGGGCGTGGCCGTGTTCCAGTTCTTCGGGAGTGGCGTCACGCACCGAGCGCACTGTCACTTCAAAGTCCAGGGTTTCACCGGCCAGCATGTGGTTGTAGTCCACTTCCACCTTGTCATCGCTGAGGCCCAACACCGTGAAAGGCACCAACTCACCGTTGTCGGTTTCGCCGAAGTAAGTGGCACCCACTTCTACATCGTCATCAAAGTCGGCCAGATCCAGCTGATCGGTATTGTCCTCGTCGTAGACTCCGTAGCCTTCTTCGGGGGACACCGTCACCTTGAGCTGTTCACCCGCGCCCTTGCCTTCCAGCGCTTGTTCGAGGCCCGGAATGATGTTGCCGTGACCGTGGAGATAGGTCAAAGGCTCGCCGTCGTCACTGCGGTCGACGATCTCGCCCTCGACGCGCAGAATGTAATCGATTTCAGCCACTTTGTCTTTGGCAATTTGCATAGGTGCTCCTCGTGGCCCCCGCTGGGCGGAGACGCTGGAATGAAGTTCGGAAACCGGTCAGCTGGGCCAGTTTGCCCAGGTGTCTTAGTCTAACGGGCCACTGCCGGGTCTGTAGCTTGTGACAGGGTTAGCCTATGGTCATGAAACCTTTTGCTCAGTTCATTTCGCTGGCTGAGGCGCAGTCCGCCGTGCAGCAAGTCTTGCCAGTGCCGGAGCGCGAGTGGGTGGCCCCTGAACAGGCCTACGGTCGCCGCCTGGCAGAGAGTCTGGCAGCCCGCACCGCGCACCCCAGCGCTACCGAAAGTGCCCTGGACGGCATTGCAGCGCGGTTGGAGGACACCCGGATGGCCAGTGAGCAGTCGCCTGTGACCCTGCGAGGGGTGGGCGAGAGCCGGGCCGGAGAGGCCTACAGCGGCGAGGTGGGACCGGGTGAGTGCGTCCGCATCTACACGGGTGCGCCCTTGCCCAGCGGGGCAGACGCGATTTGCCCGGTGGAGCGGCTGGAGTTCGGCGCAGAGGGAGAGGTGCGGCTGCTGGCCCCGGCCCGGCGGGAGGATGTCCGGCCCCTGGGTGACGACTTTGTGGCGGGCGATGAGCTGCTGCCAGCGGGTGTGAGACTGACCCCGGCGCGGGTGGCCTTGGCGGTGGCGGGTGGGCACGCTGCGCTCCCGGTGCGGCGCCGCTGGCGGGTGGTCCTGCTGAGCACCGGCGACGAAGTCAGGGCACCGGGCACTCCACTGAACCCCGGCGAAGTCTATGATTCCAACCGTTACGGTCTGCGCGGACTGCTGCATGAATGTGGCGCGGAAGTCCTGGATCTGGGCCACGCGCCCGACAGCGTGAATGACTTGGCTGCTCGGCTGGACGCCGCAGGCGGCGCGGACCTGCTGCTGACCAGCGGTGGCGTCAGCATGGGGCGTTACGACTTCATGCGTGATCTGCTGATGGAACGCGGCGAGGTGACGTTCTGGAAAGTTCGTCTCAAGCCGGGCGGCCCGACCTTGCTGGGCCGCTGGAACGGTCTGAGCGTGTTGGGACTGCCAGGCAATCCGGTGAGCAGCTTGGTGGTCTTTGAGCTGCTGGTGCGCCCTGCCCTGACCGGTGAGGAACTGCGGACCGTGCGGCTGCGGGCGGCAGCTCCCTTTGCCGCTGCGGGCGACAAAGTGGCCTTCTGGCGCGGCGAGCTGCGTGGCGGCGAGGTCGCGCCCTATCCCAAACAGAGCAGCGGCGTGCTGCGCTCACTCAGCGATGCCCGTGTACTGGTCCGTGTGGACCCAGGCCAGCAAGTGCAGGCCGGCGATGAACTGGACGTCTTGCTGCTGGACTAGAGCGCAGGATAAACAACGGGGTGAGCAGCGTTCCTGTTTTCATCGTTTGAAAAACCAAATTTGCAGTGATGCAGTTCGTTTCGCTAGGCTGCGGCATGACCGATGCCCGTGACCCGAATTCTGCCGCACAGCCGCAAGGCCACCTCGGCCAGCTGGACGACCTGCGCGAACAGGTAGATCAGATCAACCTGCAGTTGCTGGACCTGCTTTCGCGGCGTGGCGAGTTGGTGGCTGAGATTGGTCGCCTGAAGTCCAGCGAGGGGGGAACCAAGTTCTACGACCCCAAGCGCGAAGAAGATCAGCTGCGGCTGGTGCGTCAGGCCAACCGTGGTCCCTTCACGGACGCCGCCATCAGCGCCATGTTCAAGGAGATTTTCAAGGCCAGCCTGGACCTGGAAGAAACCCGGGAACAACGTAAACTGTTGGTCAGCCGCAAGCAAAAGAGTGAAGATACTGTCCTGACCATCGGGGATGTGCGCATTGGGGGCAGTGAGGCGCCGGTGCTGATCGCCGGTCCCTGCGCCATCGAATCCGAGGGGCAAATGGACCAGACGGCGGCGCTGGTCAAAGAGCTGGGTGGAGGAATCCTGCGTGGCGGGGCCTACAAGCCGCGCACCAGTCCTTACGGTTTTCAGGGCATGGGGGTGGACGGCCTGCAGCTGGGCCGGAAAGTGGCGGACCGCCACGGAATGCAGTTCATGACGGAAGTGATGGACACCCGCGACGTGGAGGTGGTGGCGCAGTACGCCGACATCCTGCAGATCGGAGCGCGCAACATGCACAACTTCAGTCTGCTGCGTGAGGTGGGCGCGGTCCGCCGGCCGGTGCTGCTCAAGCGCGGCCTGAGCGCCACCATGGAAGAGTGGCTCTACGCCGCCGAGTACATCCTGTCAGGCGGGAACGAGAACGTAATTATGTGCGAGCGTGGCATTCGCACCTTTGAGAAGTGGACCCGCAACACCCTGGACCTGAGTGCGGTGGCCCTGATCAAACAGGAAAGCCACTTGCCGGTGGTGGTGGACGTCACCCACGCCGCTGGACGCCGCGATCTGCTGCTGCCGCTGGCCCGCGCTGCGCTGGCGGTCGGGGCCGATGGGATTCACGTCGAAGTGCACCCTCAGCCCGCCACCGCCATGAGTGACAACGAGCAGCAGCTGGACTTTGAAGGCTTCCGGCAGTTCGTAGCTGGACTGAACCTGATCTCCAAACAGCGCTGAGACGTTAAGGGGCCGCCGCTCCAGCTTCAGGATCGCTCACGGGCTGGGCTTCAGTGGGGCCCGCGCTGGGCGTTGGCGCCTCCTGCTCAGGTGGGTCCGCCAGCGGGAAAGTGTGTAACTCCAGAAATTCGCCTTTTTCCTCCTGGGTGAGACTTAGGGCCGAGACCCGGAAGCGCTCAAGCGGTGGCGCCTGGGCCTCGATCTGTTCCCAGAGGTCGTCTTCGGCCCAGGGCAGCACGCCCAGCGCCAGCGTCAAGTGTGGTGCGTACGATTCGCCGTCATAAGGGCTGCGGGTTGAGGGCCCTACGCTCAGCGCCATGAGGTGCAGATACAGCATCCGGGCACTGGCCTCGCACTCCAGAAAAATGACGCCCTTATACCGTTTGAATCCCTTGACCCTGACCTCAAAGGAACTGGCTCCGTCCAAAACGTCGCGGAAGCGCTCAATCAGTTCGGCCTTAGGCAGATTGGTCTGAAAGGGAGCACGCAGGTTGATGTGCGGCACACCGAAGCTGCTGACGCCCAGTTCGTCTTGCCGTCGGCGCACCCAGCCGTCCAGCTTGGGCGGCGGCCAGGCCACCAGGCTATAAGACCCACCCGTCACGCCTGGGCGATGAGGCAGCTCGGTCGTTTCGTCGGTTGCAGGGACAGGGGTGTGGGAGAGGTCAGTCATGCGCCGGTAGGTGAGGTTCAGAACCTGAGCAAAGGAGGGACGGGAACATCTAGCGCTCCAGCTTGGGGTCGGTGGTCGGCTGGCCGCGCCCTATCTTATAGCGGCAGTGGCTGTGCCCCGCCGCCGCCCGTGCTTCACACTGCACGGACGTTTGCAGCACGCCTTCGATCAGTCGCAGCTCCGCCGTGCAGAGTTCACCGAACTGCGCAGCCACCGCCAGATGAGGGCAATTGCGGTGAATCAGGTAGAGCTGCCCACCCTGCTCCTCGATGACCGAATCGTAACCAGCGGCGGCAAAGCGTTCCTGCAGATGTTCCAGTCGCTCGGTGAGGGTGTCGCCTTCCAGGCTGCCCGCCAGTTCCTGCTGGTCCGCCTGGGCGCGGGCCATCATGACCCGTTCTACTGCGCCGTCTCCAAACTCGGCCTGAACGTGGTGCAAGATATCCAGGCACAGATTGGGGTAGCGCTTGGGAAACTGGCCTTCGCCGCGCTCGGTCAGGAAATAGACCTGCTGCGGGCGGCCCCGGCCCAGCGGTTTCTCGGTGCGCGAAGCGATCAGGCCTTGCTCGGTCAGGCGCAGCAGGTGGCGGCGAATCCCTTGCTCGGTCAGGTCCAGTTCCCGGCTCAGGGCCGCCGTGCAGAGGTTGCCCTGACGTTTGAGCAGGATCAGGATGCGGTCACTGGTCCGTGACGCACTGCCGTTGGCGGCAGGGGAGAGGGCAGCTTGAGACACGCTCAGACCACCGGCAGGGGATCCAGCACCCCAAAGTCGCTCATGGTCACCACACTGATGCGGCCAGCTACGTTGCGGCTCAGTTCGCGCAGGGTCTGAGCGGCCACCGACTGCGGGTGGGCAATCACGGCAGGTACACCGGCATCGGCATCCTGGCGCACTTCGGGGTCCAGCGGGATTTCGCCCAGCACATCCAGCCCCAGCCCACGTGCGCCGCCGCGCCCGAACAGGTCGTAGGTGTGCCCGGTATCAGGAGCCACGAAGTAGCTCATATTCTCGGCCACGCCCAGGACCGGCACACTGGCCTTGTGGAACATGTCCACCGCGCGGGTGGCGTCAATCAGGGCCACGTCCTGCGGCGTGGTCACGATCAGAGCGCCCGTCACCTTGACCGACTGGGTGATGGAGAGCTGCACATCGCCGGTCCCTGGTGGCAGGTCAATAATCAGGTAGTCCAGGTTTCCCCAATCGGCATCTTTCAGAAACTGCCCAATAGCACTGTGCAGCATTGGGCCGCGCCAGACCAGCGCCTGACCCGCTTTGGTCAGGTTGGCCATGGAGATAAAGCGGATGCCGTGCGCCTCAATGGGCATCATGTGGCGCTGCTCGTTGGCGGTGATGCGTGCGCCAGCCTGGCCCAGCATGTGCGCCACACTGGGACCATACACGTCGGCGTCCAGCAGGCCTACCCGGGCACCGTCCAGCGCCAGCGACACCGCCACGTTGACGGCCACGTTGCTTTTGCCTACGCCACCCTTACCGCTGCCCACCAGAATCACGTGCTTAACGCCTGGCAGTGGGAGTTGCTGGGTCGTCCTCACCTGCGCCCCGAATGTGACCTGCACGTCCTGAATGCCATCTACGGCCATGACGGCGCGGCGTACATCGTTCTCGATGGTGCCTTTCAGCGGGCAAGCGGGGGTGGTCAGGTTGACCTTGATCGCCGCCACGCCAGCTTCGACCCTGACACTCTCGATCATGCCCAGGCTCACCAGGTCCTGATGCAGCTCCGGATCGTTGACGGTCGACAGGGCGGCCATGACTGCGTCTTGCATAACCTCCTCTTTAGCGCACCTTTAACCGCCAGGGCAAGGAGTCGGCTCACAGTGCCTTTTTTGAAGCAGTCATGGCCTGGGGACCTGCCGGCAGGCAAAAGCCCCCGCAGCGGTGAGGCTCCGGGGGCTTGCGGGACAATTGGGCTCAGTGGGTCAGGGGTTGAGCGTCAGTCCCCTGATCCAGCGTAAGAGTCGCGGTACTTGGGAATCCGCCCACTTTTGAGGTCGGCCTCGTACTCGGCCAGTTCGCGCTTGACCACCGGGGCCAGCAGGTACAGACCGATCAGGTTGGGGATGCTCATGAAGAACAGCAGCGAGTCGCTAAGGTCAATCACGGCCCCCAGGCTCATGGTGGCGCCCAGCACGGTAGCCAGCAGGAAAACCACCTGGAAGACGCGCTCGGCAACTGGGGATTCCCCGAACAGGTAGCCCACGGCCTTTTGACCGTAGTAGGCGTACCCCAGAATCGTCGAAATAGCGAACAGTACCACCGAGATGGTCAGGATCCAGCCGAACCACTCGAAGCCGCCCTGCGTGAAGGCCGCCGAGGTCATCTGCACGCCCTCGTAGCCCTGATTCCATACGCCAGTGATGATCAGCGTCAGGGCCGTCATGGTGCAGATCACCACAGTGTCGATAAACGGTTCCAGCAGGGCAACGTAGCCCTCGGTGATAGGACGGCTGGTTTTTACGGCACTGTGGGCCACCGCTGCCGAGCCGATGCCAGCCTCGTTGGAGAAGGTGGCGCGGCGAATTCCCTGAATCATCACGCCGATGATGCCGCCGGTGATGCCTTCGGGCGAAAAGGCCCCGTCAATAATCGCGCCGAATGCTGCGGGAATCTGGGTAAAGTTGCTGCCCAGGATAAACAGGCAAGCCGCCACGTATATCGCCGCCATAAAGGGCACCAGGCGTGAGGTGACAGCAGCGATCTGGGTGATGCCGCCGATAATTACGGCCCCCACGAGGGCCGCGATGACCATGCCGAAGGCCCAGCCGTACCCGGCCAGCGGGCTGGCGTCGCCGCCGGTGGCTCCGACGATTTGCGAGAAGGCCTGGTTGCTCTGGAACATGTTGCCGCCGCCCAGTGAGCCGCCGATTAATCCGACGGCGAACATCACCGCCAGCGCACTGCCCAGGCCCACCATACCGCGCTCGGCCAGACCCCTTTTGAGGTAGTACATCGGCCCGCCCGAGACGGTGCCGTCGGGACGCTCGGTGCGGTACTTGACGCCCAGGGTACATTCGGTGAACTTGGTCGCCATGCCCAGCAGCCCCGCCAGGATCATCCAGAACGTCGCGCCAGGCCCACCTAACCCGATTGCGACCGCGACCCCGGCGATGTTGCCCAGGCCCACTGTCGAGCTGACAGCGGTGGTCAGCGCCTGAAAGTGGGTGATCTGCCCGGGGCTGTCCTCAAAGGTGGACGAGTAGCGCCCGCGTACCAGATCAATCCCGTGCTTGAACCCACGGAAGTTGATAAAGCCGAGGTACAACGTGAAAAAGATGGCGGCGGTCAGCAGCCACACCACGATGAGAGGCAAGGAGGTGCCGGCCACCGGCACCGAGTAGAAAATGACGCTGGCAATCGCGTTGCTGATCGGCGAGAGGACATTGTTGATCTGCTCGTCAATGCCGATTGGCCCACCAGCAGTCGCTGCGGCCGAAGCCTGCCCGGCCAGGGCCAGTCCAGCGAGGGGGAGTGTCAGATGCCCGGCCAGTCCTGGTGGCCATGGAAAACCGGCATGCGGTGAATTATTCAATTTCTTTTGCATAGTTAAACCTTACCCTATGCAGCCGAAATTGTGAACCGTAAATAAGTACAGAGGTTAAGGAAATGAGAGAAAAAAATCTATTCTCAGGAACTACTTTTCTGCGGCTGCGGCAGACTTTGGGCAAGGTGATTAGTATCTGAATGGATAGTTTGGATGTATAAGACAGAGGTTCTACACCCTCTCCGTATGTTTATGCTGGATGCGTTACATCTGAACAGCAGAGGGTAAAGAAGAACCACGGCCTGTGGTGGCTAGGGGCGCGGCGAGCTTGAAGGGCCCGAAAGAAGGCCAGGAAGAGCCGTGAGCAACTGCTCGGCACTCAGGGTCAGTTCGGTCGAGTCTTCTTCGCGGTGGGCAAAGCGGATTTTGCCATCTGCGCCGATCACAAAAGTCGCGCGGTAGGTCTGTCCGCGTTCAGGGCAGTCGGCGCCGTACAGTTGTGCGGCACTCAGGGTCATGTCCGATAGCAGCGGTACCTGCAAGCCCAGCTCACGGCTCCAGGCCCGGTGGGTGTAGACCGAATCGCGGCTGACACAGAGTACGTCAGCTCCCAGATCATCAAAGTCAGCGGCCAGACGACTGAAGGCCGGGACATGGTTGCTGCAAGTCGGGCTGAAGTCCAGGGGGTAAAAGACCAGTACGGTGGCCCGGCCTGCGGCAGCGTAGCTGCTGAGGGTGACGGGTTGCCAGTTGCCGGTCGGGAAGACGGCGTTCAGCGTGAAATCAGGGGCGCTTTGATGAAGTAGCGGTTGGGGGAAATCGCTCATGAACAATATTCAAGCATGCCTATTCTTTGTTCTTGGTTCAATTTGATACAGGGGCGCAGGGCAGCCGTGTGAGGGCGTGATGTCTTGCTGTGCAGGTGGCTGACCCATGCCTGTCAGGCTTCGCCTAAGCTGAGGCTGTGGCGCTTCTGGAACTGTTGATGGTGTTTTTGCGGCTGGGTCTGACCAGTTTCGGGGGGCCAGTGGCACACCTGGGGTACTTCCAGCATGAGTTTGTGCAGCGCCGCCGCTGGCTGACTGAGGCCCAGTTTGCCGATCTGGTGGCGCTGGCCCAGTTTCTGCCGGGGCCATCCAGCTCTCAGGTGAACCTGAGCATCGGCTACCTGCGGGCCGGGTTGCCGGGAGCGTTGCTGGCCTGGGCCGGGTTCACGTTGCCCAGCGTGTTCTTGTTGTGGGGCTTTGCACTGTGGCTGGGGGCCTGGCCGCAGACTGAATCCGGCTGGCTCAGTGGGCTGAAAGTGGCCGCGGTGGCGGTGGTCGCGCACGCTGTAGCAGGCATGTGGCGCAGCCTGGTGACCACGCCTTTGCAGCAAGCTCTGGCACTGGGCAGTGCGGCTACCTTGCTGGTGTGGGGCATCCTGGGCGGCAGTCCCTGGGCGCAGGTGGTGGTGCTCCTGGCCTGTGGTCTGGTGGGCTGGCGCTGGCTGGATGCGCCTCCCGTTACGGCCGCGCCGCTCGGTGGTGGTCCTTCCCGGCGCACCGGAACCCTCTTGCTGCTGCTGGCCGCCGGATTATTGCTGACCCTTCCGCTGTTGGCAGGGTGGGGGGCTGGCTGGGAGCTGCTGGACTTGACCTACCGGGCGGGGGCATTGGTGTTTGGTGGGGGTCATGTGGTGCTGCCACTGCTCCAGTCCGAAATGGTCCCCGGCTGGGTCACCCACACGGACTTTCTGGCTGGCTACGGTGCAGCCAATGCCGTCCCAGGGCCGCTCTTCACCTTTGCCAGCTATCTTGGGGCAGTGCAACGTCACCTTCCGGCCTGGAGTGGCCTGCTCATCGCCACACTGGGGATCTTTCTGCCGGGTGCCCTGCTGATCCTGGGAGCGTTGCCTCACTGGAGCGCCTTGGCGCGGCAGACCTGGGCCCGCCGTGCTCTGCTGGGGCTGAATGCAGGTGTGGTGGGTCTGCTGCTGGCCGCGCTCTACGATCCAGTCTTTGTAGAAGGGGTGCGCGGTCCAGGTCATCTGGCGTTGGCCCTGCTGACCTACGCGGCACTGAGCGTGGCCCGCCTGCCAGCCTGGGCCGCAGTGTTGGCCTGTGCAGCGCTGGGCTGGGCGTTCGTGTAGACATAGACCAAAAAAATTTCCTCTTCGCCTGTCTGGGAAGAGGAAATGCACTGAGAATTGGGCTGACTAGCGCCGCTTCTGCTCGCCGCGCACCACTTGCAGAATCGCCTCGCCGTATTTACTCAGGCGGGCTGGACCCATGCCCTTGATGCTGGCCAGATCGTCCTGGGTATAGGGAACCTGACGGGCAATCTCGGCCAGGGTAGCGTTGCTGGCCACAATAAAGCGGCTG
The sequence above is a segment of the Deinococcus radiophilus genome. Coding sequences within it:
- a CDS encoding Mrp/NBP35 family ATP-binding protein produces the protein MQDAVMAALSTVNDPELHQDLVSLGMIESVRVEAGVAAIKVNLTTPACPLKGTIENDVRRAVMAVDGIQDVQVTFGAQVRTTQQLPLPGVKHVILVGSGKGGVGKSNVAVNVAVSLALDGARVGLLDADVYGPSVAHMLGQAGARITANEQRHMMPIEAHGIRFISMANLTKAGQALVWRGPMLHSAIGQFLKDADWGNLDYLIIDLPPGTGDVQLSITQSVKVTGALIVTTPQDVALIDATRAVDMFHKASVPVLGVAENMSYFVAPDTGHTYDLFGRGGARGLGLDVLGEIPLDPEVRQDADAGVPAVIAHPQSVAAQTLRELSRNVAGRISVVTMSDFGVLDPLPVV
- a CDS encoding redoxin domain-containing protein, translated to MSDFPQPLLHQSAPDFTLNAVFPTGNWQPVTLSSYAAAGRATVLVFYPLDFSPTCSNHVPAFSRLAADFDDLGADVLCVSRDSVYTHRAWSRELGLQVPLLSDMTLSAAQLYGADCPERGQTYRATFVIGADGKIRFAHREEDSTELTLSAEQLLTALPGLLSGPSSSPRP
- a CDS encoding bifunctional 3-deoxy-7-phosphoheptulonate synthase/chorismate mutase, producing the protein MTDARDPNSAAQPQGHLGQLDDLREQVDQINLQLLDLLSRRGELVAEIGRLKSSEGGTKFYDPKREEDQLRLVRQANRGPFTDAAISAMFKEIFKASLDLEETREQRKLLVSRKQKSEDTVLTIGDVRIGGSEAPVLIAGPCAIESEGQMDQTAALVKELGGGILRGGAYKPRTSPYGFQGMGVDGLQLGRKVADRHGMQFMTEVMDTRDVEVVAQYADILQIGARNMHNFSLLREVGAVRRPVLLKRGLSATMEEWLYAAEYILSGGNENVIMCERGIRTFEKWTRNTLDLSAVALIKQESHLPVVVDVTHAAGRRDLLLPLARAALAVGADGIHVEVHPQPATAMSDNEQQLDFEGFRQFVAGLNLISKQR
- a CDS encoding alanine/glycine:cation symporter family protein, translated to MQKKLNNSPHAGFPWPPGLAGHLTLPLAGLALAGQASAAATAGGPIGIDEQINNVLSPISNAIASVIFYSVPVAGTSLPLIVVWLLTAAIFFTLYLGFINFRGFKHGIDLVRGRYSSTFEDSPGQITHFQALTTAVSSTVGLGNIAGVAVAIGLGGPGATFWMILAGLLGMATKFTECTLGVKYRTERPDGTVSGGPMYYLKRGLAERGMVGLGSALAVMFAVGLIGGSLGGGNMFQSNQAFSQIVGATGGDASPLAGYGWAFGMVIAALVGAVIIGGITQIAAVTSRLVPFMAAIYVAACLFILGSNFTQIPAAFGAIIDGAFSPEGITGGIIGVMIQGIRRATFSNEAGIGSAAVAHSAVKTSRPITEGYVALLEPFIDTVVICTMTALTLIITGVWNQGYEGVQMTSAAFTQGGFEWFGWILTISVVLFAISTILGYAYYGQKAVGYLFGESPVAERVFQVVFLLATVLGATMSLGAVIDLSDSLLFFMSIPNLIGLYLLAPVVKRELAEYEADLKSGRIPKYRDSYAGSGD
- a CDS encoding 2'-5' RNA ligase family protein; this encodes MTDLSHTPVPATDETTELPHRPGVTGGSYSLVAWPPPKLDGWVRRRQDELGVSSFGVPHINLRAPFQTNLPKAELIERFRDVLDGASSFEVRVKGFKRYKGVIFLECEASARMLYLHLMALSVGPSTRSPYDGESYAPHLTLALGVLPWAEDDLWEQIEAQAPPLERFRVSALSLTQEEKGEFLELHTFPLADPPEQEAPTPSAGPTEAQPVSDPEAGAAAP
- a CDS encoding FKBP-type peptidyl-prolyl cis-trans isomerase; protein product: MQIAKDKVAEIDYILRVEGEIVDRSDDGEPLTYLHGHGNIIPGLEQALEGKGAGEQLKVTVSPEEGYGVYDEDNTDQLDLADFDDDVEVGATYFGETDNGELVPFTVLGLSDDKVEVDYNHMLAGETLDFEVTVRSVRDATPEELEHGHAHFEGMDEDSDFDEDEE
- a CDS encoding UDP-N-acetylmuramoyl-L-alanyl-D-glutamate--2,6-diaminopimelate ligase, whose translation is MKLADLAAALNLPAPERNPEVAAVTHNAAWVQPGSIFVAIRGARADGHSFAAQAAERGAVAIVGEGWPTGSLPSPLPYLQVSDARAALADLATALHAHPSQELKVVGVTGTDGKTTTAWLTRHLLRAAGFPTGLLSTAGYELPGGELQQFPAHLTTPEAPQVQDILREMLQQGAQAAVLEASSHALALHRVRGVAWDAAIWTQLTREHLDFHGSVEGYFAEKRRLIEAAPFAVLNADDPWTQHLRGVAPQEVTYSAEGQPADWQASAVQQTGRGLGFRVTSPLGQFKVDLPMIGGFNVANALGAMAAAAHLGVTVEQLQAGLASFGGVPGRMQLVPAGPTQPRVIVDFAHTPPALEKALDTLRTTTEGQLWVVIGSAGGNRDPLKRAPLGEVATRCADQAIFTEEDYRETPLEDILREMERGAREAGQGNFQSIGDRREAIRAAISRAKPGDTVLLAGKGPEDTLERDTETIPWNEAAEAEAALSLRGS
- a CDS encoding molybdopterin molybdotransferase MoeA, yielding MVMKPFAQFISLAEAQSAVQQVLPVPEREWVAPEQAYGRRLAESLAARTAHPSATESALDGIAARLEDTRMASEQSPVTLRGVGESRAGEAYSGEVGPGECVRIYTGAPLPSGADAICPVERLEFGAEGEVRLLAPARREDVRPLGDDFVAGDELLPAGVRLTPARVALAVAGGHAALPVRRRWRVVLLSTGDEVRAPGTPLNPGEVYDSNRYGLRGLLHECGAEVLDLGHAPDSVNDLAARLDAAGGADLLLTSGGVSMGRYDFMRDLLMERGEVTFWKVRLKPGGPTLLGRWNGLSVLGLPGNPVSSLVVFELLVRPALTGEELRTVRLRAAAPFAAAGDKVAFWRGELRGGEVAPYPKQSSGVLRSLSDARVLVRVDPGQQVQAGDELDVLLLD
- the chrA gene encoding chromate efflux transporter, which encodes MALLELLMVFLRLGLTSFGGPVAHLGYFQHEFVQRRRWLTEAQFADLVALAQFLPGPSSSQVNLSIGYLRAGLPGALLAWAGFTLPSVFLLWGFALWLGAWPQTESGWLSGLKVAAVAVVAHAVAGMWRSLVTTPLQQALALGSAATLLVWGILGGSPWAQVVVLLACGLVGWRWLDAPPVTAAPLGGGPSRRTGTLLLLLAAGLLLTLPLLAGWGAGWELLDLTYRAGALVFGGGHVVLPLLQSEMVPGWVTHTDFLAGYGAANAVPGPLFTFASYLGAVQRHLPAWSGLLIATLGIFLPGALLILGALPHWSALARQTWARRALLGLNAGVVGLLLAALYDPVFVEGVRGPGHLALALLTYAALSVARLPAWAAVLACAALGWAFV
- a CDS encoding helix-turn-helix transcriptional regulator — protein: MSQAALSPAANGSASRTSDRILILLKRQGNLCTAALSRELDLTEQGIRRHLLRLTEQGLIASRTEKPLGRGRPQQVYFLTERGEGQFPKRYPNLCLDILHHVQAEFGDGAVERVMMARAQADQQELAGSLEGDTLTERLEHLQERFAAAGYDSVIEEQGGQLYLIHRNCPHLAVAAQFGELCTAELRLIEGVLQTSVQCEARAAAGHSHCRYKIGRGQPTTDPKLER